A stretch of the Vulcanisaeta souniana JCM 11219 genome encodes the following:
- the fen gene encoding flap endonuclease-1, with product MGVTELGKLIPDSIRKTVDFAQLSNKIIALDAYNALYQFLASIRQPDGTLLMDSRGRVTSHLSGLLYRTINLLENRIWPIYVFDGKPPEEKTLEIVRRRRVREEAMDKWAKLLEEGKKEEARKYAQRALFLTDDMVNDAKKLLSLMGLPVVQAAADGEAQAALIAKENKAWAAGSQDYDSLLFGAPRLVRNLTITGRRKLPNKDEYIEVKPEILELNDVLKALKLRDRTQLIDLAILLGTDLNPDGIPGIGPQKALKLIQEFGSLEKLIQGPLKNVQFSMDPLKIRDYFLNPPYNPNYTIEFRQPNEKGIIELLVYEHDFNEDRVKNALERLRKAMSRRRESTLDSFFG from the coding sequence ATGGGCGTTACTGAACTTGGCAAGTTAATACCAGATAGTATCAGGAAGACTGTGGACTTTGCACAATTATCAAACAAAATCATTGCGTTGGATGCCTATAATGCGCTCTATCAATTCCTGGCATCAATTAGACAACCAGATGGTACACTACTCATGGACTCCAGGGGTAGAGTGACGAGCCACTTAAGTGGGCTTCTTTACCGAACCATTAACCTCCTTGAAAATAGGATATGGCCCATCTACGTGTTTGACGGTAAACCACCTGAGGAAAAGACACTGGAGATAGTCAGAAGAAGGAGGGTTAGGGAGGAGGCCATGGATAAGTGGGCTAAACTACTTGAGGAGGGAAAGAAGGAGGAGGCAAGGAAGTATGCACAAAGAGCCTTATTCCTCACTGATGACATGGTTAATGATGCAAAAAAACTCCTCTCATTAATGGGACTACCCGTAGTACAAGCCGCGGCTGACGGCGAGGCGCAGGCAGCATTGATAGCTAAGGAGAATAAGGCATGGGCTGCCGGCAGTCAGGACTATGACTCACTATTGTTTGGCGCACCCAGGTTGGTTAGGAATCTAACCATAACTGGACGCAGGAAGCTACCAAATAAGGATGAATATATCGAGGTAAAGCCCGAAATCCTGGAGTTGAATGATGTGCTTAAGGCGTTGAAACTAAGGGATAGGACGCAATTAATAGACCTGGCAATACTGCTAGGTACTGACCTAAATCCAGACGGCATACCCGGTATTGGACCACAGAAGGCCCTTAAGTTAATTCAGGAGTTTGGAAGCCTCGAGAAGTTGATCCAGGGTCCTCTCAAGAATGTTCAATTTTCCATGGATCCCCTGAAAATACGCGACTACTTCCTAAACCCACCATACAACCCGAATTATACCATAGAGTTCAGGCAACCCAACGAAAAAGGAATCATTGAACTCCTCGTGTATGAACATGACTTCAACGAAGATAGAGTCAAAAATGCATTGGAGAGACTCAGAAAGGCAATGAGCAGGAGAAGAGAATCAACGTTGGACTCATTCTTTGGCTAA
- the nuoH gene encoding NADH-quinone oxidoreductase subunit NuoH translates to MEPTLSVIGSALNWVSGIISSAIQLLYSIINYILSRPDNYIPFLWPIINFLNHVPIINIIVHFIFWRPIFDLLFVPGLVSVLIALIFIIWFERKLTAKVQWRIGPLEVSRPIGGLIQPFADLFRYMFQEFVVPLQADRNYFIHAPAIVFILSTLPVFFIPIGPQTGGIYGVYTGYDVLIALALITLFNVGIILIGWASNDRFTYIGTVREALLYTGYEAVLILSVVAILLIYGTADPFKIVNWQVMHLPGIIVNPLAFLGFLIATLMATSRFPFEIPEADTEIVLGPYTEYSGIVYGLVMTMSYEKLYVMSLLMVLLFLNGWAGPPIPYFGALSYAIWFGIKTYIVMMIMVFTRSVYGRYRPDQALKMSWTSLLGLVTAALILSLIIKLL, encoded by the coding sequence ATGGAGCCGACATTGTCAGTAATTGGTTCAGCACTTAATTGGGTATCCGGCATCATATCATCAGCCATACAATTACTATATTCAATAATCAATTACATATTATCAAGGCCTGATAATTACATACCATTCCTATGGCCAATAATAAACTTCCTAAACCATGTACCCATAATAAACATAATAGTACACTTCATATTCTGGAGGCCAATATTCGACTTACTCTTTGTGCCCGGGCTGGTCTCAGTCCTGATAGCCCTAATCTTCATAATATGGTTCGAGAGAAAACTAACGGCCAAGGTTCAATGGAGGATCGGGCCACTTGAGGTATCGAGACCAATAGGTGGCCTCATCCAACCCTTCGCTGACTTGTTTAGATACATGTTTCAGGAATTCGTGGTGCCGCTACAGGCCGATAGGAATTACTTCATACATGCGCCAGCCATAGTATTCATACTATCGACACTACCTGTGTTCTTCATACCAATCGGCCCACAGACTGGTGGGATCTACGGCGTATACACAGGTTATGACGTATTAATTGCCTTGGCCTTAATAACACTATTCAATGTAGGCATAATACTAATCGGCTGGGCCAGTAATGATAGGTTCACCTATATAGGCACCGTGAGGGAGGCGCTACTGTACACTGGTTATGAGGCTGTGCTCATTTTATCAGTGGTCGCAATACTGCTCATATACGGAACCGCTGACCCATTTAAGATAGTAAACTGGCAGGTAATGCACCTACCCGGCATAATAGTAAACCCACTGGCGTTCCTGGGCTTCCTAATAGCCACGCTAATGGCGACCTCAAGGTTCCCCTTCGAAATACCTGAGGCCGACACGGAAATAGTCCTAGGCCCATACACTGAATATAGTGGCATTGTGTATGGCTTGGTAATGACCATGAGCTATGAAAAACTATATGTAATGAGCCTACTAATGGTTCTATTGTTCCTAAATGGATGGGCTGGGCCGCCAATACCATATTTTGGGGCCTTGTCATACGCAATATGGTTTGGCATAAAAACATACATAGTAATGATGATTATGGTATTCACGAGATCCGTATATGGTAGATACAGGCCCGATCAAGCCCTGAAAATGAGCTGGACATCATTGC